One stretch of Bordetella avium DNA includes these proteins:
- a CDS encoding SrfA family protein encodes MGERGQPVYLAASQILSTLKRRRPDLASHFAIPQASADGSLIDWYAPEAGPVVPWSAATQNERTAATARLDEVRQQIQDLRASLEEGSTSLFAQLLPWITQHPDNSHIYLVNGKPVITFWGFVSAGASRDHTPLNSLSAAPSSPAAPSAPGSPPAPLLPPATADKPWWRRWWLWLLPLLLLALLLLGLRACMPDKPALPVSATQPATPSLPNVTLSGAAASVLPAAGQAPALATPLTRAQHEALPAQPIASEAASKSGTTADAAPQASPAAGQDKAVPPQAPNDSPAAQTDPLTLPEQAPDGRADFLNGDWRVRAGIQDRNTGEPLRLQYQFEQGQGHVTLKRHNGVSCQAPVGAAMSGGALLINNGAAARCSDGTSYEMPAIRCQPDANRTASCTGNYGAEQFPLTMRKP; translated from the coding sequence CTGGGCGAACGAGGGCAGCCCGTCTACCTGGCCGCGTCACAAATCCTGTCAACACTCAAGCGCCGCCGTCCCGATCTGGCCAGCCATTTCGCCATTCCGCAGGCTAGCGCCGACGGCAGCCTGATCGACTGGTATGCCCCCGAGGCAGGTCCGGTCGTCCCCTGGAGCGCCGCGACGCAAAACGAGCGCACGGCCGCCACGGCCCGTCTGGACGAGGTGCGCCAGCAGATTCAAGATTTGCGCGCTTCACTGGAAGAGGGCAGCACCTCTTTGTTCGCGCAGTTGCTGCCCTGGATCACGCAGCACCCGGACAACAGCCATATCTATCTGGTGAACGGCAAACCCGTCATCACTTTCTGGGGCTTTGTCAGCGCCGGAGCCAGCCGCGATCACACGCCACTCAATAGCCTGAGCGCCGCGCCGTCCAGCCCGGCGGCGCCCTCGGCGCCGGGCAGCCCCCCTGCGCCCCTCCTCCCGCCCGCGACGGCAGACAAACCCTGGTGGCGGCGCTGGTGGCTCTGGCTGCTGCCGCTCTTGCTGCTGGCCTTGCTGTTGTTGGGCTTGCGCGCCTGCATGCCAGACAAGCCAGCATTACCGGTTTCTGCCACGCAGCCGGCCACGCCCAGCCTTCCCAATGTGACGCTCAGCGGCGCCGCCGCCTCAGTGCTGCCCGCCGCCGGACAGGCGCCTGCCTTGGCAACCCCACTGACCCGCGCACAGCACGAAGCCCTCCCTGCCCAGCCCATCGCATCCGAAGCCGCAAGCAAATCCGGCACGACGGCAGATGCCGCCCCGCAAGCCTCGCCCGCGGCAGGCCAGGACAAGGCAGTGCCGCCCCAAGCGCCGAATGACAGCCCTGCCGCGCAGACCGACCCCTTGACCCTGCCGGAGCAGGCGCCGGACGGCCGGGCGGATTTTTTGAACGGCGACTGGCGCGTACGCGCCGGTATCCAGGATCGCAACACCGGCGAGCCGCTGCGCCTGCAATACCAGTTTGAACAAGGCCAGGGTCACGTGACCCTCAAACGCCACAACGGCGTGTCATGCCAGGCGCCGGTAGGCGCGGCCATGAGTGGCGGCGCCCTGCTCATCAACAACGGCGCCGCGGCCCGGTGCAGCGACGGCACAAGCTATGAAATGCCCGCCATCCGCTGCCAGCCCGACGCCAACCGCACTGCGTCCTGCACCGGCAACTATGGTGCCGAGCAGTTCCCCCTGACCATGCGCAAGCCCTGA
- a CDS encoding virulence factor SrfB, whose amino-acid sequence MLPKVETYTETQAVDLFGDTGIQFLDLAVTLDLRREPAGQFARFDNGMLARLFEDKDGNLYYEAQAEKKERARPGPGLDDVSMKESLALLDSLWLPVPFFRYLSDTRFDQGPNNWARLRIVQLPTPDEHGHTHRITLAFDTRIMAKREGVAYLAPNDEDLRNGQAFRLAVHLGEMRWFLDLNWVKEWIKEVFQDRCLQAKREREDIQTELGQLRHIAHYLNVLSLMRGPAPTTHPNREPKVAVPIVKVKLRNAIGAGKPIAVDLVLDVGNSRTCGILVEDPEQNNRGLHGNKPLRLRDMSAPEHTYDQPFESRVEFAKINLGLDQWSMQSGRPDAFAWASMTRVGTEAAKLAALREGTEGSTGLSSPKRYLWDERPYDQVWRLNTSSLRGHQEPMATLKPLADLIDDLGRALYVTGEAESVFETKYSRSSLMTLMLNEVFNQAVTQINSILYRNSQGSTATSRWLRTVILTVPPSMPQVERTIFRDCVQQALGLLWKSLGWHTGNYDVDPISDMGDESRLRVPLPKVVVKWDEATCAQLVYLYTEVGEHFGGHPEEFFAALARPGKLDRERITVASIDIGGGTTDLVINDYHLQRDGAGGGSNAPILPTQRFRDGFKVAGDDIVLDVVRQFILPSFEQALKDKGVAAPADLADKICGARSLGAVDLVLRQQLTLQVFYPLALAVLAAYERYDVEQGSQKRTATWAQWLGEHAVISAPVREFVAKNLSSNLGKPTTLDMDDIVLSFDPAVLHAKFLTDGLNICKTLTSLSEVVAHYDCDVLLLTGRPSCLPGVRTLIRSLAALPAGRVLPMQNYRSGTWFPFHESGLIPDPKTTASVGALVCWLTENRRLPNFYFSPSRIRPLPLIRYFGRVDGNNLIKQEDVLFANITTSTPDGQPLEDGCIELPKEASGNTAPYVLNGDSRLGYRQLASQRWPAAPMYLLSFQHAWNQKYRENQNKDASLPDPKAHVFFSVKSPKERDKLQGLISDRLQVESAQGVGAVEIQKSGVRFELNTLLHAGLGQDAYWLDSGSVKI is encoded by the coding sequence ATGCTGCCCAAAGTCGAGACCTATACCGAAACTCAAGCCGTCGATCTGTTTGGCGACACTGGCATTCAGTTTCTTGATCTGGCCGTCACGCTGGACCTGCGCCGCGAGCCGGCGGGCCAGTTCGCCCGCTTCGATAACGGCATGCTGGCGCGCCTGTTCGAAGACAAAGACGGCAATCTGTATTACGAAGCGCAAGCCGAGAAAAAGGAGCGCGCGCGCCCCGGTCCTGGCCTGGACGACGTCAGCATGAAAGAAAGCCTGGCGCTGCTGGACTCGCTCTGGCTGCCTGTGCCTTTTTTCCGCTACCTATCCGATACGCGCTTTGATCAGGGCCCCAACAATTGGGCGCGTCTGCGCATCGTGCAGCTTCCCACGCCCGACGAACACGGGCACACCCATCGCATCACACTGGCTTTTGATACCCGCATCATGGCCAAACGGGAAGGTGTGGCCTATCTGGCACCCAATGATGAAGACCTGCGCAACGGCCAGGCCTTCCGGCTGGCGGTGCATTTGGGCGAAATGCGCTGGTTTCTCGACCTCAACTGGGTCAAGGAATGGATCAAGGAGGTATTCCAGGATCGTTGCCTGCAAGCCAAGCGCGAACGCGAGGACATCCAGACCGAATTGGGCCAGCTGCGCCACATTGCCCATTACCTGAACGTGCTGAGCCTGATGCGCGGCCCGGCCCCGACCACCCATCCCAACCGGGAGCCCAAGGTGGCCGTGCCGATCGTCAAGGTCAAGCTGCGCAACGCCATAGGCGCGGGCAAACCGATAGCCGTGGACCTGGTGCTGGACGTAGGCAACTCGCGCACCTGCGGCATCCTGGTCGAAGATCCCGAGCAAAACAATCGCGGTCTGCATGGCAACAAGCCTCTGCGGCTGCGCGACATGAGCGCGCCCGAACATACTTACGACCAGCCCTTCGAGTCACGCGTCGAATTCGCCAAAATCAATCTCGGGCTGGATCAATGGTCGATGCAAAGCGGGCGGCCCGATGCCTTCGCCTGGGCCAGCATGACCCGCGTGGGCACCGAGGCCGCCAAGCTGGCGGCCCTGCGTGAAGGCACGGAAGGCTCGACGGGGTTGTCCAGCCCCAAACGCTACCTCTGGGATGAGCGCCCCTACGATCAGGTCTGGCGCCTGAACACCAGCAGCCTGCGGGGCCACCAGGAACCGATGGCGACGCTCAAGCCGCTGGCCGATCTGATCGACGATCTGGGCCGGGCGCTCTATGTGACGGGCGAAGCCGAATCGGTGTTCGAGACCAAGTATTCGCGCTCGTCGCTGATGACGCTGATGCTCAACGAGGTCTTCAATCAGGCGGTCACGCAGATCAACAGCATTCTGTATCGCAACAGTCAGGGCAGCACCGCCACCTCGCGCTGGCTGCGCACGGTCATTCTGACGGTGCCGCCCAGCATGCCGCAGGTCGAGCGCACCATCTTCCGTGATTGCGTGCAACAGGCGCTGGGACTGCTCTGGAAGAGCCTGGGCTGGCATACGGGCAATTACGATGTAGACCCGATCAGCGACATGGGCGATGAATCGCGCCTGCGCGTGCCGCTGCCCAAGGTTGTCGTCAAATGGGACGAGGCCACCTGCGCACAACTGGTCTATCTCTATACCGAAGTGGGTGAACACTTCGGTGGCCACCCGGAAGAATTCTTCGCCGCTCTGGCCCGCCCCGGCAAACTCGACCGCGAACGGATTACCGTAGCCTCGATTGATATTGGCGGGGGCACCACCGATCTGGTGATCAACGACTACCATTTGCAGCGCGATGGCGCAGGCGGCGGCAGCAATGCCCCCATCCTGCCGACGCAACGGTTCCGTGACGGCTTCAAGGTCGCAGGCGACGACATCGTGCTGGACGTCGTCCGGCAGTTCATTCTGCCCTCGTTCGAGCAGGCGCTAAAAGACAAGGGCGTTGCCGCTCCGGCCGACCTCGCCGACAAGATTTGCGGCGCGCGCAGCCTGGGCGCGGTGGATCTGGTGCTGCGCCAGCAGTTGACCCTGCAAGTGTTTTATCCACTGGCGCTGGCCGTGCTGGCGGCCTACGAACGCTACGATGTCGAACAAGGCAGCCAGAAGCGGACGGCGACATGGGCACAGTGGCTAGGTGAGCATGCGGTCATCAGCGCGCCCGTGCGCGAATTCGTCGCTAAGAATCTCAGCAGCAACCTGGGCAAGCCGACGACGCTGGATATGGACGACATCGTCCTGAGCTTCGATCCGGCCGTTCTGCACGCCAAGTTCTTGACCGATGGCCTGAACATCTGCAAGACGCTCACGTCATTGAGCGAAGTCGTAGCGCACTACGACTGCGATGTGCTGCTGCTGACTGGACGGCCCTCCTGCCTGCCTGGTGTGCGCACCCTGATCCGCAGTCTGGCCGCCCTGCCTGCGGGCCGCGTGCTGCCGATGCAAAACTACCGTAGCGGCACCTGGTTCCCCTTTCACGAGAGCGGCCTGATCCCCGATCCCAAAACCACGGCCTCGGTGGGGGCGCTGGTCTGCTGGCTGACGGAAAACCGCCGCCTGCCGAACTTCTACTTCAGCCCATCGCGCATCCGGCCGCTGCCGCTGATCCGCTACTTTGGCCGGGTCGACGGCAACAACCTGATCAAACAGGAAGACGTGCTGTTCGCGAACATCACCACCAGCACTCCCGACGGCCAGCCGCTGGAAGACGGCTGCATCGAACTGCCCAAAGAGGCTTCGGGCAACACCGCGCCCTACGTTCTCAATGGCGACTCCCGTCTGGGCTACCGCCAGCTGGCCTCGCAGCGCTGGCCCGCCGCCCCCATGTATCTGCTGAGTTTCCAGCACGCCTGGAACCAGAAGTACCGCGAGAACCAGAACAAGGACGCCAGCCTGCCAGACCCCAAAGCGCATGTGTTTTTTTCGGTAAAGAGCCCGAAGGAACGCGACAAGCTCCAGGGGCTTATCAGCGACCGCCTGCAAGTCGAAAGCGCCCAAGGCGTGGGCGCCGTGGAAATCCAGAAAAGCGGTGTGCGCTTTGAACTGAACACCCTGCTGCACGCCGGGCTAGGCCAGGATGCCTATTGGCTCGATAGCGGCAGCGTGAAAATCTGA
- a CDS encoding putative virulence factor has protein sequence MNQQQDQLTRQWGAILDNAGRAIEWVEQVRGNSKRLNSEADSLVHALRQTRNKSRNLQKAAGTPMTVGFFGESQAGKSFLISALGANDQGKFETVYGGQRVNFIDHINPPGSGKEATGLVTRFTNQARTPEDAAFPIEVRLLAEIDLAKILCNAWFNDFDQNKVDYQLNEQRVSEMLNRYAGRAQATPQEGLSADDVVSLWDYARAAFGKALQPLENGYWQEAMTLAPRLSTDDRAQFFSLLWGALPELTQVYADFAASLRKLKNASTAFLPLSALTTTVDGRLQYGRDSIMSVDALVRQGSAQDNIVTVRPEVSGKLAAPTDVRVSHLAALTVELVFPSVEPKRVASIEAVDLLDFPGYRGRYKASRLSDISADENPVAQLFLRGKVAYLFESYTDTQAMNGLVLCTHEQSNVSDIANVLERWVDRTQGETPQSRGQRACGLFWAITKFDMRLQNMLRLDGDSQIVEGWYGMVQGTMEERYGHLGFMKTWSETAFNNVYLVRKPLIEGSFIKIRGGLEEIDPDKREGLARLGQAFISHDSVARRVADPQRAWEAVLKENDGGMSRLADGIAGIADLEFKLSRLRQQHTEELQREGGILARLAQYHKDIDGDDVALKKQRGQFLAQALYGVRKAIPELMHAMELMHAMELPREDLRDLYLNGLHRQPQADESGDQAATQDTPDVNPFASVEDNPFATVDSNPFAQSAEAPAAKPVKAALKTADHLYAEAVFQRWIAHLRDLPERKRLIDSLFIKKEVVETLVDELITAANRLDLQGSLAASLTGRQDSSSTREQLVMRQVLRAQLILNDFIAWLGYLTMPLEERPVSIANKQRLFARTTRLDATDLPQLDEQPADTNTEYAGYWLTGLMNVVQGNAGHMAGSEISIEQNQALGGILQGFRQT, from the coding sequence ATGAATCAACAACAAGATCAACTGACGCGCCAATGGGGCGCCATTCTGGACAACGCGGGCAGGGCCATCGAATGGGTCGAGCAGGTGCGCGGCAACTCCAAACGCCTTAATAGCGAGGCCGACAGCCTGGTGCACGCCTTGCGTCAGACGCGCAACAAAAGCCGCAACCTGCAAAAAGCCGCCGGCACCCCCATGACCGTGGGTTTCTTCGGCGAGTCGCAGGCGGGCAAGTCCTTCCTGATTTCCGCCCTGGGCGCCAACGACCAGGGAAAGTTCGAAACCGTCTACGGCGGCCAGCGCGTCAATTTCATCGACCATATCAATCCACCCGGCAGCGGCAAGGAAGCGACGGGTCTGGTGACGCGATTCACCAATCAGGCGCGCACACCCGAAGATGCCGCCTTTCCGATCGAAGTCCGGCTGCTGGCGGAAATCGATCTGGCCAAGATTCTCTGCAACGCCTGGTTCAATGATTTCGATCAGAACAAGGTCGATTATCAGTTGAATGAGCAGCGGGTCAGCGAGATGCTCAACCGTTATGCCGGCCGCGCGCAGGCCACCCCACAAGAAGGTTTGAGCGCCGACGATGTCGTTTCGCTCTGGGACTACGCGCGCGCCGCCTTCGGCAAGGCCTTGCAGCCGCTTGAAAACGGCTATTGGCAAGAGGCCATGACACTCGCGCCGCGCCTGTCCACCGACGACCGTGCCCAATTCTTTTCGCTGCTTTGGGGCGCGCTGCCTGAATTGACTCAGGTTTACGCCGATTTCGCGGCCAGCCTGCGCAAGCTGAAAAACGCCAGCACGGCCTTCCTGCCTCTGTCGGCGCTGACGACCACGGTGGATGGCCGCCTGCAATATGGCCGCGACAGTATCATGTCGGTCGACGCGCTGGTGCGCCAGGGTTCGGCGCAAGACAACATCGTCACCGTCCGGCCCGAAGTGAGCGGCAAGCTGGCCGCGCCCACCGATGTGCGCGTCTCGCATCTGGCGGCGCTCACGGTCGAATTGGTTTTTCCTTCGGTCGAGCCCAAGCGCGTGGCCAGCATCGAAGCCGTCGATCTGCTGGACTTCCCCGGCTACCGCGGACGCTATAAGGCCAGCCGGCTCTCTGACATCTCGGCGGACGAGAATCCGGTGGCGCAACTCTTCCTGCGCGGCAAGGTCGCCTATTTGTTCGAAAGCTATACCGACACACAGGCCATGAATGGCCTGGTGCTGTGCACGCACGAACAAAGCAACGTGAGCGACATCGCCAACGTGCTGGAGCGCTGGGTGGACCGCACCCAAGGCGAAACACCGCAATCTCGGGGCCAGCGCGCCTGCGGCCTGTTCTGGGCCATCACCAAATTCGACATGCGTCTGCAAAACATGCTGCGCCTGGATGGCGACTCGCAAATCGTCGAAGGCTGGTATGGCATGGTTCAGGGAACCATGGAAGAGCGCTACGGCCACCTGGGCTTCATGAAAACCTGGAGCGAAACCGCTTTCAATAATGTCTATCTGGTGCGCAAACCCCTGATCGAAGGCTCTTTCATCAAGATCCGGGGCGGGCTCGAAGAGATCGACCCTGACAAGCGCGAAGGACTGGCGCGTCTGGGCCAAGCCTTCATCAGCCACGACTCGGTGGCGCGCCGCGTGGCGGACCCGCAGCGGGCCTGGGAAGCGGTGCTCAAGGAGAACGACGGCGGCATGAGCCGTCTGGCTGATGGTATCGCCGGCATTGCCGACCTGGAGTTCAAGCTTAGCCGACTGCGCCAGCAGCACACTGAAGAACTACAGCGCGAAGGCGGCATCCTGGCCCGCCTGGCGCAATATCATAAAGACATCGATGGCGACGATGTCGCGCTAAAAAAACAGCGTGGCCAGTTTCTGGCGCAAGCGCTTTACGGTGTGCGCAAGGCCATTCCCGAGCTGATGCACGCCATGGAGCTGATGCACGCCATGGAGCTGCCGCGCGAAGACCTGCGCGATCTGTACTTGAACGGCTTGCACCGCCAACCGCAGGCTGACGAGTCGGGCGACCAGGCCGCTACGCAAGACACCCCCGATGTCAATCCTTTCGCCTCGGTCGAGGACAACCCCTTCGCCACGGTTGACAGCAATCCTTTCGCGCAAAGCGCAGAAGCGCCAGCGGCCAAGCCGGTCAAGGCGGCCCTCAAGACCGCCGACCATCTTTACGCGGAAGCGGTCTTCCAGCGGTGGATCGCCCACCTGCGCGATCTGCCGGAGCGCAAGCGCCTGATCGACAGCCTCTTTATCAAGAAAGAAGTTGTCGAGACGCTGGTCGATGAGCTCATTACGGCGGCCAACCGCCTGGATTTACAGGGCAGCCTGGCAGCCAGCCTGACCGGCCGCCAGGACAGCAGCTCCACGCGCGAGCAGCTAGTCATGCGTCAGGTGTTGCGCGCACAACTTATACTGAACGACTTCATCGCCTGGCTAGGCTATCTGACCATGCCACTCGAAGAGCGGCCAGTCAGCATCGCCAACAAGCAACGGCTTTTCGCCCGCACCACCCGTCTGGATGCCACTGACCTCCCGCAGCTCGACGAGCAGCCGGCCGACACCAATACCGAATATGCCGGCTATTGGCTGACCGGCCTGATGAATGTGGTGCAAGGCAATGCGGGCCATATGGCCGGCAGTGAAATCTCTATCGAACAAAACCAGGCTCTGGGCGGCATCCTTCAGGGATTCCGCCAGACGTAG